GTACCGTTGTTCTTTCACGACAGATTGCTGAGCTTGGTATTTACCCTGCGGTTGATCCGCTTGACTCCACCTCACGTATTCTTGACCCGAATGTTGTTGGCGAAGAGCATTATTTAGTTGCACGCCGAGTTCAGGTATCTTTGCAGAAATACAAAGATCTTGCCGATATTATTGCCATTCTTGGAATGGATGAGCTTTCCGAAGATGATCAGATTCTGGTGGAAAGAGCACGAAAAGTACAACGCTTCCTGTCGCAGCCATTTTCTGTCGCCGAGGTTTTTACCGGTATGGCAGGTAAGTATGTTAAGGTTGCCGATACCGTTCGTAGTTTTAAAGAGATTCTTGACGGTAAGCATGATGACCTGCCTGAAACCGCTTTTTATATGGTTGGTTCTATAGAAGAAGCCGTTGAGAAAGCCGCTAAAGCTAAAAGCTAAGGAAGACCCATGGCCGAGAAAATTCAGCTCGAAGTCGTAACACCTACCGGACCGGTAGTAAGCGAGCAAGTTGATATTGTTACAGCTCCTGGTATTGATGGTGATTTTGGAGTCCTCGCTAATCACGCACCACTACTGAGTACCATTAAGATTGGTGCTATGTCCTATAAAACCGATTCAAGCACTGTATACTTGATGGTTAGTGGTGGTTTTTGTGAGGTTTCAAACAACAAAATCACTTTTTTGGTAGAATCCGCAGAGCGTGGCCGAGACATTGATGTTGATAGGGCTATGCGAGCTAAGGAACGTGCCGAAAAACGTCTTGCCGAGGCTAGCAGGCAACAGGAATCCCTCAACAGTGCGAGGGCCGAAGCCTCGTTGCAGAGAGCACTTGCTCGTCTAAAGGTGAGTAAGGAGTCGAATTAACTGTAGCCCCCATCTCACAGCTGTTTGTAAATGTTAAAAGCCGTGCCAAGTTTATAAACTGGTGCGGCTTTTTGTTAGTAGCTCCAAGCGACAATTAGCTCCTGTAGCCTCTAAGCACAAGCTCCGCCTTTGTTATTTTACCGCCAAATTGGCTTCAACAACAAAGTCGCCATCTTGAGTGCTAAATGGAATTACAATGGTTGGCGCTTCCGAAAAATACGAAATCTCGACACCTTTTCCGCGTATCATGGTTGGTGTGGCTAAATCAAATTTTGAATTAAGCTTTGCGAGTTGAGCTCTGGCGCCTCCGCAGATCATGTTTGTTAATTCGCCAACTGCATCAATGATATCTTCGTCAATTGTGTCCTTGGGATCTTCATACAGCATTTTTGCGACAATTTGCAGAATGCATGACTCGGTAAAACTAAGAACCATGCAGCCAGTTACTGTATCAGATGCCATACCGACAATACCGCTTACATCGCCAAAAGAGTATGTACTTTCTTTGAGATATGGTTTGTTGGCCGTAACCGGCGTTTGGCACATTGTTTCCAAGACGTTTTTTGTAGCGCTTAAAAAAGGATTTATATATTCAGCTTTCATCCGCAATCCATCTGGTTATGCGTTAAAGTTTATAGAACAAGCCGCCTTTTTGAGGCTTGTTGAAAATCGACTAATTATATTAATAGGCTATTAAAAATTGCCATTCTTGTCCAGAGATTAAAGTAATTTATTGAGGGGGAAAATAATGAAACCACAAGAACGTTTAGCGATACCGCGCCAGCATCCTAAGGAACTTGACCCTGCCCTGCGTATCAAAAATTTTGATGAGGTTGTCTTTAATTTTGATGAAAAGACGGCCTATAAAGAAGCTGACAGATGTCTGCAATGTAAAAAGCCAAAATGTCAGGAAGGTTGTCCCATTCACAATAATATTCCCAAGTTTATTGGCCTTCTTCGAGAGGGTAAGTTGGAAGAAGCGTATTGGGTCATTCGCGAAACCAGTTCTATGCCTGCCGTCTGTTCAAGGGTTTGTCCGCATGAGTTTCAATGCGAAGGGGCATGTATTCGCGGCAAGAAAGGTGATCCTGTCGCCATTGGCATGCTTGAGCGTTACATAGTTGATTGGATGGTCATGAACACGAGGAATATGATGCGTGCCTGTGCCTTACCCAACGGCAAAAAAGTCGCTATAGTCGGCTCAGGCCCAGCTGGCATGACAACCGCTTTTTATCTTGCTCATCATGGTTACGATTGCTCTATATTTGAATCTCTTCCTGTGTTAGGCGGTATGCTTGCGGTAGGAATACCCGCCTACAGGCTGCCACGACATATTATCAAAGCTGAGTTTGATGCCTTAAAAAACTGTGGTGTTGAGATTATTACAGATGTTTGTATTGGCAAGGATAAGTCTTTACAGGAGCTCAAAGACAATGGCTTTTCTGCCGTATTTTTAAGCCCCGGAGCACACGCCAGTCGTAAACTTGGAGTTGAAGGGGAAGACCTTGAAGGCGTTCGCCATGGTGTTGACTATCTTCGTGAAGTTAATTTGGGCAATGAAGTAAACCTTGGCAGTGATGTTGTCGTGGTGGGCGGAGGAAATGTAGCAATTGATGTGGCACGTACTGCCCTTCGCACAGGTTCAAACCGGGTTTTTATTCTTTACCGCCGTACAAAGCAGGAGATGCCGGCCTCAAAGGCGGAGATTGATCATCTTGAGGAAGAAGGTGTGAAAATCGAGTTTCTTGCCGCTCCTGTTAAAATTCATGGCCAAAATGGTAAAATTAAAGAGGTTGAGTGTATACGTATGCGTCTTGGCGAATGTGATGCCTCTGGGCGATGCCGTCCTGTGGTTATCGAGGATTCCAATTTTATGATCAAGGCGGATGCGATTATCCCTGCTATCAGTCAGGATGTCGATCTTACTGCAGCTGAGGGGGCGAAGTTGGACTTAAGCCGTTGGAATACCTTTGAGGTAGACGAAGACACTATGCAGACCAATGTCCCTTGGATTTTCGCTGGTGGTGACGCCGTTCTTGGGCCTCAAACTGCCGCTAAAGCTGTTTTCCAAGGTAAGGTTGCGGCAGAATCCATCCACCGTTTCATTCAGGGAAAAGATTTGAAAGAAGGTCGTGTAGAAGTGACCAAGTGATCAAAGACCGGCAACTTTCAGGGTTACGGCATACTCAACAATGCCTCTGGTGATACTGTCGGCAATTGCCTCGAGGTAGTGGTCCGTTACCATGCGCTCTGCCTCTTGCGGATTACTGATGAAGGCAATTTCGGTAAGTATTGATGGCATTTGTGCGCCAATTAGTACAATGAAAGGGGCCTTTTTCACGCCGTGGTTGCGGATGTCCTTAAATTTGTCGTTTAAGCCCTTGTAGAGGTTTGACTGGATCATTTTGGCAAGCTGGGCGGATTCGTTTTTCTTGCTGTTATTCATGAGACTGCTGAGGATATTTTGTAGGTCACTGATTTTTTGTGCAGCGGTAGCATTTTCTTTTGCTGCGATTTTCATCTCATCTTCATTGGTTGCCAAATCAAGATAGTACGTCTCAATGCCCTTGGCCTCAGGAGATTTGGCGGAGTTAGCGTGAATCGAGATAAAGAGATCGCCATGTTCGGTGTTGGCAATAGCGGTTCTTTCCTCTAAGCGCAGGAACACATCATGCTTTCTGGTCAACACAACCTCTATGCCAAGTTCTTTGGTAATTTTTCGCGCCACTTTTTTTGCGACCTTCAGAACAACATCTTTTTCAAGTAACCCCCCAATGCCGACGGCTCCAGGGTCTTTGCCGCCATGCCCTGGATCAAGTACAACGCGCTTAATGCCAAGCCCAAGCTGCTGGGCGAGGCTGGGGGTGTTATTCGGAATGGATACAAATTGGGTAGGTGGCGCCTGCGGTGGGAGCTCCGCACCTTTGACGTCAATAACAATGCGATACGGATCTTCCAGATGGAAAATTTTGTAATCAGAGAGGCTTTGGGTATCAAGAACTACACGAACAGTATCCGGTGAAAACTGCGCACTGCGAATGCGCTGTAAAAGGCCGTCTTTTATCGGAATGGGCTGCTGCAGTTTTTTAGATATTTTGCTGTCGGAGAGGTTAACGTAAAGCCGGCGAGGTTTGTCACCTTCCTGCTTGAGAAGATGACCGGTATAGATGATGGGCTCAGAGGTTTCGATGACAACTCGAGTGTAGCTTTTAGTTGACCAATGGCGCAGTGTTACCACCTCTGATAAGAGAGATTTCTTCTTTGTACCTACTATAGTAGCGGGTTCTGTATTTTGTTCAGGTGGTGAAGATGCCCGTTTTATTAGGGGCTCGGGCTGTTTTGTGTCTGAAACTGGTGGTCGTTTCAAGGCCTTTAAGTCAGAGGCGGCCTTAGAGATCATGTCTCCTTTTGGGTAAATGGCAATTAATCGGGCAAAGACCAGGCTGGCATTTTTAAGATCCTTAAGTTCGACGGCGTATATTTTCGCAGTTTTGTAGAGAGCATCGTCTGCAAAGCGGTGTTGAGGGAATAATGTTACAATATCGTCGTAATAGGCCAAAGCCTCATGCAGATCATCTTGTTTGTTGAACCGCTTGTACATCTGAAAGTAGAGATCACCCAGAGTTAAAAGGCTGCTGGGCGCCAGAGAATCATACGGGTCAGTCTTGTAGGCCTGGCTAAAGGTTTTGGCTGTGATCAGCCAGTTTTTTCGATCAGCAGCATGTTGGGGGCTAAAGAGTAGTTTGTTTTGCAGTGCTCTGGCGAGAGAGTATCGTTTTTCGGTGATTTTACCTTTCGTTAAGGCTTGCCCCTCAACGGCTGGAATAAGCAGTAAGAGGCTCAGCAGTAAAAGTGTTGAAAGAAAAAGATTGGTACGGTTTTTTTTCATTAGAGGTTAATTGGTTTAATCGGCACGACTTAATGCCTTAAGTTCATACACCAGGGTTAATGCTTCCATGGGAGTAAGTTGATTTGGGTCAGCGTTTTCAAGCTTAATATGTACAGGGTCGTTGGCAGCTGCAAACAGGGCCATCTGATTGGGCTTGCCACTCTTTTTGTCATTTTTGCTTTGGGCAATGTTTGGTTCACCATACTGGTTAAACTCGCCTTTTTCAATGTTGTGTAAGAGTTCATTAGCCCTTTCAATAACATGAGGTGGTACACCGGCTAAGGCAGCAACCTGAATGCCGTAGCTCCGATTTGTGCCGCCCGCCAGCAGTTTGTGGAGAAAAATTATCGTATCATTCCACTCTCGTACCCCAATATTGAAGTTTTTGATCCGTTTATTGGTTTTGGAAAGCTCGGTAAGCTCGTGATAGTGGGTAGCAAATATAGTTTTGACGCCTGTGCCGTTTTTATTCACCAACTCTTCTGTCACCGCCCAGGCGATTGATAGTCCGTCAAAGGTACTTGTGCCCCGGCCGATTTCATCAAGGATGACCAGGCTTTTCTCCGTGGCATTGTTTAAAATATTGGCAGTCTCATTCATCTCGACCATGAAGGTCGACTGCCCCTGGCGCAGGTTGTCCATGGCCCCGACACGGGTAAAAATACGATCAACAACACCGATGGCAGCACTTGTTGCCGGCACAAAACTGCCGACCTGGGCCATGAGCACAATGAGGGCAGTTTGTCGTAAGATGGTTGATTTACCTGCCATGTTAGGGCCGGTGATGATAAGCACCTCATTATCGCTTTGATCGAGGTGGATATCATTTGGCACAAATTTACCATTTGGCAGGGCGCATTCGATAACCGGATGACGACCATCGCTAATACTGATGGTATCACCACTGTTGATTTCGGGGCGCACATATTTCAAACGTCTTGCTGCTTCAGCCAGTGAGGCAAAGAGATCAAGTTCTGCCAGAAATGAGGCCGTTTCCATAATGCGGGAACTTTGTTCGGCAAGCTGCGAGCGTATCTGACAGAACAGTGCATGTTCAAGCTCCAGGCTTTTATCCTGTGCGCCAAGGACCTTGTTTTCAAACTCTTTTAGTTCCGGCGTGATAAAACGTTCGGCATTGACCAATGTCTGTTTCCGAATAAAATAATCGGGCACATTAACCTGTTGAATTTTGCTGACTTCAAAATAATAGCCGAAGACCTTATTGAAGCCGATCTTAAGTTTGGCTATTCCGGAGGCCTCTTTTTCTTTATTTTCCAGGTCGAGTATTAACTGCTTGCCGTTTTTGAGAAGAATATTGATCTGATCAAGCTCGGCGTTGTAGCCGGTTTTGATCAGTTTGCCATCCCGCAGGGTGACGGGCGCCTCTTCATTGATACTTGACTCAAGGAGTTCGCAGATATCTGTTAAACTGTCCATTGATTCGTGGATGGTTTGCAGGATGGTTCCCTGTGCGCTGGACAG
This window of the Desulfobulbaceae bacterium genome carries:
- a CDS encoding F0F1 ATP synthase subunit epsilon, with translation MAEKIQLEVVTPTGPVVSEQVDIVTAPGIDGDFGVLANHAPLLSTIKIGAMSYKTDSSTVYLMVSGGFCEVSNNKITFLVESAERGRDIDVDRAMRAKERAEKRLAEASRQQESLNSARAEASLQRALARLKVSKESN
- a CDS encoding chemotaxis protein CheX; this encodes MKAEYINPFLSATKNVLETMCQTPVTANKPYLKESTYSFGDVSGIVGMASDTVTGCMVLSFTESCILQIVAKMLYEDPKDTIDEDIIDAVGELTNMICGGARAQLAKLNSKFDLATPTMIRGKGVEISYFSEAPTIVIPFSTQDGDFVVEANLAVK
- a CDS encoding NAD(P)-dependent oxidoreductase translates to MKPQERLAIPRQHPKELDPALRIKNFDEVVFNFDEKTAYKEADRCLQCKKPKCQEGCPIHNNIPKFIGLLREGKLEEAYWVIRETSSMPAVCSRVCPHEFQCEGACIRGKKGDPVAIGMLERYIVDWMVMNTRNMMRACALPNGKKVAIVGSGPAGMTTAFYLAHHGYDCSIFESLPVLGGMLAVGIPAYRLPRHIIKAEFDALKNCGVEIITDVCIGKDKSLQELKDNGFSAVFLSPGAHASRKLGVEGEDLEGVRHGVDYLREVNLGNEVNLGSDVVVVGGGNVAIDVARTALRTGSNRVFILYRRTKQEMPASKAEIDHLEEEGVKIEFLAAPVKIHGQNGKIKEVECIRMRLGECDASGRCRPVVIEDSNFMIKADAIIPAISQDVDLTAAEGAKLDLSRWNTFEVDEDTMQTNVPWIFAGGDAVLGPQTAAKAVFQGKVAAESIHRFIQGKDLKEGRVEVTK
- a CDS encoding N-acetylmuramoyl-L-alanine amidase, yielding MKKNRTNLFLSTLLLLSLLLLIPAVEGQALTKGKITEKRYSLARALQNKLLFSPQHAADRKNWLITAKTFSQAYKTDPYDSLAPSSLLTLGDLYFQMYKRFNKQDDLHEALAYYDDIVTLFPQHRFADDALYKTAKIYAVELKDLKNASLVFARLIAIYPKGDMISKAASDLKALKRPPVSDTKQPEPLIKRASSPPEQNTEPATIVGTKKKSLLSEVVTLRHWSTKSYTRVVIETSEPIIYTGHLLKQEGDKPRRLYVNLSDSKISKKLQQPIPIKDGLLQRIRSAQFSPDTVRVVLDTQSLSDYKIFHLEDPYRIVIDVKGAELPPQAPPTQFVSIPNNTPSLAQQLGLGIKRVVLDPGHGGKDPGAVGIGGLLEKDVVLKVAKKVARKITKELGIEVVLTRKHDVFLRLEERTAIANTEHGDLFISIHANSAKSPEAKGIETYYLDLATNEDEMKIAAKENATAAQKISDLQNILSSLMNNSKKNESAQLAKMIQSNLYKGLNDKFKDIRNHGVKKAPFIVLIGAQMPSILTEIAFISNPQEAERMVTDHYLEAIADSITRGIVEYAVTLKVAGL
- the mutS gene encoding DNA mismatch repair protein MutS, whose protein sequence is MSENQKNLTPMLQQYMEIKNQHQGAILFYRLGDFYEMFFDDAIKASKILGITLTSRNSKADTDKVPLCGIPYHSSASYLAKLVRAGHKVAVCEQVEDPKEAKGIVKREVVRIITPGLVTDEQLLDDKNNLYIAAVIGPRKKTDTIWGISILDISTGEFLAGEFSSYETILDELARMTPSEILLPEKQLEDAEGLMATLSKQIGQILPAVCITSRADYDFHKDRAKELLLDHFRVANLAGFGCEQMKEGLSAAGALFAYINETQKTNLSHINKLSPIDLNDVLIIDESSRRNLEITQTIAGGTREGSLLATLDFTCTPMGARLLKKSLLFPIQNTERIIARHDTVEVLHKEASLRSSLRELLLKVYDIERLNSRIVLGSANARDLTALKHSLGQLPQLKELLSSAQGTILQTIHESMDSLTDICELLESSINEEAPVTLRDGKLIKTGYNAELDQINILLKNGKQLILDLENKEKEASGIAKLKIGFNKVFGYYFEVSKIQQVNVPDYFIRKQTLVNAERFITPELKEFENKVLGAQDKSLELEHALFCQIRSQLAEQSSRIMETASFLAELDLFASLAEAARRLKYVRPEINSGDTISISDGRHPVIECALPNGKFVPNDIHLDQSDNEVLIITGPNMAGKSTILRQTALIVLMAQVGSFVPATSAAIGVVDRIFTRVGAMDNLRQGQSTFMVEMNETANILNNATEKSLVILDEIGRGTSTFDGLSIAWAVTEELVNKNGTGVKTIFATHYHELTELSKTNKRIKNFNIGVREWNDTIIFLHKLLAGGTNRSYGIQVAALAGVPPHVIERANELLHNIEKGEFNQYGEPNIAQSKNDKKSGKPNQMALFAAANDPVHIKLENADPNQLTPMEALTLVYELKALSRAD